The sequence TAAccttattaataaaatgttgagtAAATTAAGTGAGCGATCCAGGTTTTTATAACCATTTTAGATTGCTTTGTTTCGTGCAAAAACTTCTGGAACTTTTATTAAAGGCGGCTGTGTAACTACTACTCTTACAAAAGTTATGTAGTAGACTTAAAGTAGAAACCACTGTCAGGCCTGATGTCAGGAAATCATAACCTATTAATGTGATTAAACAGTCATCTCCAAATAGTCTCTGTGGGCTGTTTATTCAAGTGTTATTTTAAACTAAATGAGACTGTCAAATGTCCCTGCCTTCGTGTTTGGCAGGCAGTACCTATGAACCACTTTTATGCCATATTCAGTGTGTACTAGAAATTACTGTTGGCTTCCCTGCTGAGACAACAGGCAGGAGGAGGAAAGACACGGTGCATGAAAACAAGCTGAGGTTACGGATCTCATTGCTAAGTTGGCTGTGAATCGTAGGGGTGTGACTTCAGATCACACCCACTTGTCTTCCGATTCAGTCATCTGAGCTATGAGACGACATCCTCTTAATATAGTCTACAGCAGGGTATATATAGGGTACACACAGAGCCCTGATTTCAGACCAACTTCTGAACGACTGTCTAGGAAAGAACACCTGATTAAGAGATTGACCGTCTGCAATCATCAAGCAGCACCAGCAGCTTGGAAAAAAACTTCTAAAGAAGATTCTTCTAAAGCCACATTGAGATTTGGTTCAGAATTTCTCATTCTATTTTGGAAACTAGAAAAGTAAAGAATGAAGTACTACCAGTGTCCAGTCACCCAGACAATGCGCTATGAGGGCTGCAATCCAAATGCCACTGTCTCAGTGTCATGCTCTCTTTCTCAACCTTCCAGCAAACCTGTTCGCAATGTTCACTTTCCCAATGACATAGTCTTCCAGGATTATGTCCGTCAAGGAGAGCTGGAGAGAATTGGACGTTTCATTAGAACGAGAAGAGTGCGTCTGGACACCATTTACCATTCAGGTAGGAAAACTACTCTTGCAGTTGAGTCAGCAAGGGAAAGTAAATCTTTGTTTAGAATCAAGTAAATAATCCGAgtaattaaaatgcaattttgaTCACAAAAGTATTCCCTGTTTTCTAATAAAGGCTTCTTACCCTAATAACTAGCAATGCCATTTTCGTCTAGACAGCTCAGGCCATTTGATAACATAATCGTCAGTCTCTTAAGCTTTAATCCACTGATAATTGAGCTGTCAGACACTGTCCTTTAACAGCATGAACTTTGTGCTGATTGTCTAGGCATGGCAGCCATTCATGAGGCAGTCCTTTCTGGAAACCTTGAGTGTGTGAAGCTTCTGGTAAAATTTGGGGCTGACATCACCCAGAGAGATGAGGACGGATGGACTCCCCTCCACATGGCATGCAGTGATGGCTTTCCAGATATAGCTAAGTAAGTGAAATGCTtgatttaatgtatttttggaCTTCAATAAACTGATTAGACTTGGACATTTAACAGATGATGATTACTATTCGTAGTATATAGA is a genomic window of Pseudorasbora parva isolate DD20220531a chromosome 12, ASM2467924v1, whole genome shotgun sequence containing:
- the ppp1r27b gene encoding protein phosphatase 1 regulatory subunit 27b, which produces MKYYQCPVTQTMRYEGCNPNATVSVSCSLSQPSSKPVRNVHFPNDIVFQDYVRQGELERIGRFIRTRRVRLDTIYHSGMAAIHEAVLSGNLECVKLLVKFGADITQRDEDGWTPLHMACSDGFPDIAKYLLSLGADIEAENDCGEKPVDLIDPECKELLELFGLGGD